In a single window of the Elaeis guineensis isolate ETL-2024a chromosome 4, EG11, whole genome shotgun sequence genome:
- the LOC140856960 gene encoding gibberellin 20-oxidase-like protein: MTFFKMISESQQTSLQLPTFDVSQPLLPSILSSLSQACREWGFFHITNHGISRDLYNRIHTLSNHVFNLPLDTKLRIGPSSVIKTYTPHFIASPFFESLRISGPNYFTSAKGSGDAIFEPPNVEFCNVLQEYGDKMVDLSKRIMMMVLKCLGEGFETKYNGSEFSACHGYLRINNYTPPLESSLEEVEGLGMHTDMSCITILYQDEIGGLQVRSKEGEWMDIMPREGTLVVNIGDLLQAWSNGRLRSSEHRVILKQPVNRFSLAFFWCFEDEKMVSAPKDVVGEGKQRVYKPFICRDYVKFRENSEKGRFDKVQYTVDNFAAAGTADSEKAAFM; this comes from the exons ATGACCTTCTTCAAGATGATATCCGAGTCCCAACAAACTTCTCTGCAACTCCCTACCTTCGACGTCTCTCAACCCTTGCTACCATccattctctcctctctctcccaagCATGCAGGGAATGGGGCTTCTTCCACATCACCAACCATGGCATCTCCAGAGACCTCTATAACAGAATCCACACTCTCTCCAACCATGTCTTCAACCTCCCTTTAGATACCAAACTTAGAATAGGACCCTCATCCGTCATCAAGACTTATACTCCTCATTTCATAGCTTCCCCCTTCTTTGAAAGCCTCCGAATTTCTGGTCCCAACTACTTCACCTCAGCGAAGGGGTCAGGTGATGCCATCTTTGAACCACCTAATGTTGAATTCTG TAACGTATTGCAGGAATATGGGGACAAGATGGTAGATTTATCGAAGAGAATAATGATGATGGTCTTGAAGTGTTTAGGTGAAGGCTTTGAAACCAAGTACAACGGATCCGAGTTCAGTGCATGTCATGGATATTTAAGGATAAACAACTACACTCCTCCTCTTGAGAGCAGCTTAGAAGAGGTCGAAGGGCTCGGAATGCACACAGACATGAGCTGCATAACAATTTtgtatcaagatgagattggTGGGCTTCAAGTAAGATCGAAGGAAGGGGAATGGATGGACATAATGCCGAGGGAGGGGACGCTGGTGGTGAACATTGGAGACCTTTTGCAAGCTTGGAGCAATGGGCGTCTAAGATCATCAGAGCATCGAGTCATTCTGAAGCAGCCTGTCAACCGCTTCTCTCTGGCCTTCTTTTGGTGCTTCGAGGATGAGAAGATGGTATCAGCTCCCAAAGATGTGGTGGGGGAAGGGAAGCAAAGGGTCTACAAACCATTCATTTGCCGAGATTATGTTAAATTTCGGGAGAACAGCGAGAAAGGCAGGTTTGATAAGGTTCAGTACACAGTGGACAACTTTGCTGCGGCTGGAACTGCAGATTCTGAAAAGGCTGCGTTCATGTGA